One genomic region from Halococcus qingdaonensis encodes:
- a CDS encoding pyridoxal-phosphate dependent enzyme — protein MPPELQCVSCGNRYADRWRCTCGHPLDFVDRPLPEESSPAPTTLDTREGLWTFDEFFPIERRVTLGAGWTPLVDSEGRSPSKSRTDTGDAPDWNCAFKLESVSPTGSFKDRGAALTVSRALACGAERVVEDSSGNAGTAIATYAARAGLESEIYVPADATAAKLRAIERTGADVVRVEGSRENVTEAAIDAVETGAGWYASHAWRPSFYAGTSTIAFEIAAQRDWHAPEAVVCPLGHGTLFLGLCRGFRALADAGWIDDPPRLLAAQAAGYAPFVEGSDDDNDRADGIHIREPVRADEIEAAIAATDGDAIAIDAVATDREHERLHEGGFPVEPTSAVAPAALREYRERGVLADDADVVVPLTGRAKN, from the coding sequence ATGCCACCCGAACTCCAGTGTGTTTCCTGTGGCAATCGCTACGCCGACCGCTGGCGGTGTACGTGCGGGCATCCCCTCGATTTCGTCGATCGACCGCTACCCGAAGAATCTTCGCCCGCACCGACCACCCTCGACACCCGCGAGGGCCTCTGGACGTTCGACGAGTTCTTCCCGATCGAGCGCCGCGTCACGCTCGGCGCGGGCTGGACACCGCTCGTCGACAGCGAGGGACGGAGTCCATCGAAGAGCCGAACGGACACCGGCGACGCGCCCGACTGGAACTGCGCGTTCAAGCTCGAATCCGTCTCGCCCACGGGCAGTTTCAAGGATCGCGGCGCGGCGCTGACGGTCTCGCGAGCGCTCGCCTGCGGGGCCGAACGGGTCGTCGAGGACTCGTCGGGCAACGCCGGGACCGCGATCGCGACCTACGCGGCCCGAGCTGGCCTCGAAAGCGAGATCTACGTCCCGGCAGACGCGACCGCCGCGAAACTCCGCGCGATCGAGCGCACGGGAGCCGACGTCGTCCGCGTCGAGGGATCGAGAGAAAACGTGACGGAGGCGGCCATCGACGCGGTCGAGACGGGCGCGGGCTGGTACGCGAGCCACGCGTGGCGACCGTCGTTTTATGCCGGCACCAGCACCATCGCCTTCGAGATCGCCGCCCAGCGCGACTGGCACGCCCCCGAGGCCGTCGTCTGCCCGCTCGGCCACGGCACGCTGTTCCTCGGCCTCTGCCGCGGCTTTCGCGCGCTCGCCGACGCCGGCTGGATCGACGACCCGCCACGGCTGCTCGCCGCTCAGGCCGCCGGCTACGCTCCGTTCGTCGAGGGTTCAGATGACGACAACGACCGCGCCGACGGCATCCACATCCGCGAACCGGTCCGCGCCGACGAGATCGAGGCAGCCATCGCGGCAACGGACGGCGACGCGATCGCGATCGACGCCGTGGCGACCGACCGCGAACACGAACGCCTCCACGAAGGGGGCTTCCCCGTCGAGCCGACGAGCGCCGTCGCGCCCGCCGCGCTCCGGGAGTATCGTGAGCGCGGGGTGCTCGCCGATGACGCGGATGTGGTGGTGCCGCTGACCGGGCGGGCGAAGAACTGA
- a CDS encoding sugar phosphate isomerase/epimerase family protein: MGIRRGFVTQIGMEYEDAFARADAFGLDFVELMMDGRHVRNRLDTEAVRESAVENGIDLAVHLPFALDIASPFEHVREGALRELLAAIETAVDCGAEKGVVHASTSAWSPAWEHDELREHLLDSVRELESFASEHGFEVCVENIPGEFFPTERFPRLFDATGASMTLDTGHARMNGMDSTDMADFLDSHRDRVTHLHLNDTRRASDEHLPFGAGTLDFETILDPLRDDWTGTLSIEAFTLDWGYIETSVERLDTLL; this comes from the coding sequence ATGGGGATTCGACGCGGATTCGTCACGCAGATCGGGATGGAGTACGAGGACGCGTTCGCGCGTGCCGACGCGTTCGGCCTGGATTTCGTCGAGCTGATGATGGACGGGCGACATGTGCGAAACCGGCTCGATACCGAGGCGGTCCGGGAGAGCGCCGTCGAGAACGGGATCGATCTCGCGGTGCATCTCCCGTTCGCGCTCGATATCGCCTCGCCGTTCGAACACGTTCGCGAGGGCGCGCTGCGCGAACTCCTGGCGGCGATCGAGACGGCGGTCGATTGCGGCGCTGAGAAGGGTGTCGTCCACGCGAGCACGTCGGCCTGGTCGCCCGCGTGGGAACACGACGAGCTCCGCGAACACCTGCTCGATTCGGTACGCGAACTCGAGAGCTTCGCGAGCGAACACGGGTTCGAGGTCTGCGTCGAGAACATCCCCGGCGAGTTCTTCCCCACCGAACGGTTCCCGCGCCTGTTCGACGCGACCGGCGCAAGCATGACTCTCGACACCGGTCACGCGCGGATGAACGGGATGGACTCGACGGACATGGCCGACTTTCTCGACAGCCATCGTGATCGTGTCACCCATCTCCATCTGAACGATACCCGCCGAGCCAGCGACGAACACCTTCCGTTCGGTGCCGGCACGCTCGATTTCGAGACGATCCTCGACCCCCTTCGAGACGACTGGACCGGCACGCTCTCGATCGAGGCGTTCACGCTCGACTGGGGCTACATAGAGACCAGTGTCGAACGGCTCGACACGCTCCTCTGA